CGCCCGGACCGTGTGAGGACCTCGCAACATCCTGTAAACGTGACGGGGCTGCGGCATTAACACGGGCGCCGTATACAAAGAGTGGGTAATTCGCGGGGGACTATTTATGCTGCCTGTAAATGGGAAATGCGAAGGGCCCGCCCGATAATTCGGACGAGCCCTTCGGCGATGTTTTACCGCACTGTGCCCCGAAAGAACTCAGACGGTCTCGGGAAGTTCCTCGAGTCCTTCGGCGACCAGTTTCGCGAGCCGGTCGAGGGCCGCGTCCGCGCCCTCGGCGTCGGAGGCGAGGACGATCTCCTCGCCGCCCTGGGCGCCCAGCCCGAGCACGGCCAGCATGGACGCCGCGTTGACAGGGTTGCCGTCGGCCTTGGAGATCGTCACCGGGATACCTGCGGCCGTGGTGGCCCGGACGAAGATGGAAGCGGGGCGGGCGTGGAGACCCTCGGCCCAGCCGACGTTGACGCGGCGCTCAGCCATGTGATGCTGCCCTTCGGTGTTCAGGGTTGTCTAGACCAGTTTCCCACACGTGAAGTGTCTCCGGAGGGGGCTCGTTCGTCCCCTGCGGGGTGAGCGGTCGGACCGCGGCCTCGGCCCGACTTCCGTCCTGGCGGGGACAGGCGAGTCCTCGCGGGTCCTCGCACGTTCTCGCTTCGTTCTCCACAGACTGCCTCGCGCTGTTGTCATACGCGAGCCGTACTCTGGGGCCCATGCAGAGCGCGTCGGACCGGCACGAGTACCCCGCCCACTGGGAGGCCGACGTGGTGCTGCGCGACGGCGGCACCGCGCGCATCAGGCCCATCACCGTCGACGACGCCGATCGCCTGGTCAGCTTCTACGAGCAGGTCTCGGACGAGTCGAAGTACTACCGCTTCTTCGCGCCCTACCCTCGCCTGTCCGCCAAGGACGTCCACCGCTTCACGCACCACGACTTTGTGGACCGGGTGGGTCTCGCCGCCACGGTCGGCGGCGAGTTCATCGCCACCGTACGCTACGACCGCATCGGGGACGGCGGCATGCCCGCCTCCGCCCCAGCCGACGAGGCCGAGGTCGCCTTCCTCGTCCAGGATGCCCACCAGGGGCGCGGTGTGGCCTCCGCCCTCCTCGAACACATCGGTGCCGTCGCCCGCGAGCGCGACATCAGGCGCTTCGCCGCCGAGGTGCTGCCCGCCAACGTCAAGATGATCAAGGTGTTCACGGACGCCGGGTACACCCAGAAGCGCAGCTTCGAGGACGGCGTCGTACGCCTGGAGTTCGACCTGGAACCCACCGACCGCTCGCTCGCCGTGCAGTACGCGCGCGAACAGCGTGCCGAGGCGCGGTCCGTGCAGCGGCTGCTCACCCCCGGGTCGGTCGCCGTCGTCGGCGTCGGCCGCACCCCCGGCGGCGTGGGCCGCAGCGTGCTCGGCAACATCAGGGAGGCCGGATTCACCGGCCGCCTGTACGCCGTGAACAAGGCGTTCACCGAGGACTGGAAGGACCTCGACGGGGTCCCCGCGCACCGCTCGGTGCGCGACATCGACGGCCCCGTCGACCTCGCGGTCGTCGCCGTTCCCGCCGAGCACGTCCCCGAAGTCGTCGCCGAGTGCGGGGCACACGGCGTCCAGGGACTCGTCGTGCTCTCCGCCGGGTACGCCGAGAGCGGCCCCGAGGGGCGCGAGCGCCAGCGTGAACTCGTTCGGCACGCACGCGCGTACGGCATGCGCATCGTCGGTCCCAACGCCTTCGGGATCATCAACACCTCCCCGGCCGTCCGGCTGAACGCCTCGCTGGCCCCCGAGACCCCCCGCCCCGGACGGATCGGCCTGTTCGCCCAGTCCGGCGCCATCGGCATCGCCCTGCTCTCCCGCCTGCACCGGCGCGGTGGCGGCGTCACCGGCGTGACCGGCGTCTCCACCTTCGTCTCCTCCGGCAACCGCGCGGACGTGTCCGGCAACGACGTCCTTCAGTACTGGTACGACGACCCGGACACCGACGTCGCCCTCATGTACCTGGAGTCCATCGGCAACCCCCGTAAGTTCACCCGCCTCGCCCGGCGTACGGCGGCGGCGAAGCCCCTGGTCGTCGTGCAGGGCTCGGGCACCGCCCCGCAGGGCCACGCCGTCCGCGCGACGCGGCTGCCGCACGCCACGGTGTCCGCGCTGCTCAGGCAGGCCGGAGTGATCCGGGTCGACACCATCACCGAACTGGTGGACACCGGCCTGCTGCTCGCCCGCCAGCCGTTGCCCACCGGACCCAGGGTGGCGATCCTGGGCAACTCCGAGTCGCTGGGGCTGCTGACGTACGACGCGTGCGTGTCGGAGGGCCTCAGGCCGGCCCATCCTCTGGACCTGACCACGGCCGCCTCGCCGGACGACTTCCACGCGGCACTCGCGCGCGCGTTGGCGGACGACGACTGCGACGCGGTGATCGTGACGGCGATTCCGGCCGTGGGTGAGAGCGTCGCCGGAGTCTCCGGCACCGCGGGACCCACCGGGGACGCGGCGCTGGCGGAGGCACTGCGTTCGGCCGCCGAGCGGGTGCCGGGCAAGCCGGTGCTGGTGGTCCACGTCGAACTGGGCGGGCTCGCGGAGGCCCTGTCGGCCGCGGCGAGCACAGCGCCGTCGACGATGCCCGGCGCCGTGCCGAGGAACACCGGCGGGGAGGCGACACCTTCTCCCGCCCCGGCGCCCGGAGCGATCCGCGCCGACCATCCCTTCCGCGCCCTGGACCGTCTGCGGGCCCCGGCCACCTCCGGAGCTCACCTCCCCGGCCTCCAGTCCGCCACCGCGCCCCGCCTCATCCCCGCCTATCCCGCCGCCGAACGCGCAGTGCGGGCCCTCGCCGACGCCGTGCAGTACGCCCAGTGGCGCCGGGAGGCCACTGAGCCCGGCAAGGTGCCCGACTACGAGGACATCGACGAGAAGGGCGCGGCCACCCTCATCGACGGCCTGCTCACGCGCGGGCAGGGCCTCACCCTCGGTACAGAGGAGACCTGCGAGCTGCTCGGCAGGTACGGCGTCCAGGTCCACCGCGCCCTGCCCGCCCCCACCCCCGACGCCGCCGCCGAGGCCGCCCGCACCCTCGGCTACCCGGTCGCCCTCAAGGCCACCGCCCCGCACCTGCGCCACCGCGCCGACCTCGGCGGCGTACGCCTCGACCTCGCGGACGAGGAGCAGCTGCGGCGGGCGTACGCCGAGCTGAGAGAGCTGTTCGGGACTCCCGACGAACTGCGACCGGTCGTCCAGGGCATGGCGCCGCGCGGGGTGGACACAGTGATCCGGGCCGTCATCGACCCCGCCGCCGGCGCCGTGCTCTCCTTCGGGCTCGCCGGGGCGGCCTCGCAGCTGCTCGGGGACACCGCGCACCGGCTGATTCCGGTCACCGACCGGGAGGCGTCGACCCTCGTCCGATCGATCCGGACCGCACCGCTCCTCTTCGGCTGGCGCGGGTCCACGCCGGTCGACACACCCGCCCTGGAGGAGCTCCTGCTGCGGGTGTCCCGGCTGGTCGACGACCATCCCGAGGTCGTCGCGGTCACCCTGGAGCCGGTCGTCGTCGCCCAGCGCGGTCTGAGCGTCCTCGGCGCCTCCGTACGGCTCGCGCCGCCGCCCGCCCGCGACGACCTCGGCCCGCGGACGCTCCCCGCGTACTGAGCTGCGGCGAGCGGTGCCTCGCAGCCGGTGCGCCACCGTAGGATGGACGTCATGGCCAAGACCAGTACGACGACCCAGGGGCTGCGTGCGGCGATCGAGCGCAGCGGCTACTACCCGGCCCTCGTGGCCGAGGCGGTGGAGGCCGCCCTGGGTGGCGAGCCCATCCGGTCGTACCTGGTCCACCAGGAGACGACGTTCGACCAGAACGAGGTGCGGCGGCACGTGACCGTGCTCGTCCTCACCGGCAACCGCTTCATCGTCAGCCACACCGACGAGCAGAACGCGGACACGACCTCCCCGACGCCGTACGCCACGACGTCCACGGAGTCGGTGAAGATCGGCCGGATCTCGTCGGTCGTGGTCAGCCGTGTGGTCGCCAACCCCGAGTCGTACCAGCCGGGCACCGTGCCTCGCGAGGTCGTGCTGACGATCGGCTGGGGTGCCGTCTCCCGCATCGACCTGGAGCCCGCGGCCTGCGGTGACCCCAACTGCGAGGCGGACCACGGCTACACCGGCAGTTCCACGGCGGACGACCTCAGCCTGCGCGTCAGCGAGGCCGGGGACGGCCCGGACACCGTGAGTCAGGCGCTCGCCTTTGCGCAGGCCCTCTCCGAGGCGACCGCGGACGTCACCCGCTGATGGCGCAGCCGGCCTCCGCCTGGGACCACCCGGAACCCCTCGCCCTCGACACCGCGCCCGTCCCCGAGTACGGCACCGGCTCCCTCGCCGACCTTCTGCCGACCCTGGCCGCCGGCATGGCCGTACCGGGCATGACCGCCGCGATCCCGGAGCTCACGCCCGCCGACCGCAACTGCGTGTTCCTGATCGACGGTCTCGGCTGGGAGCAGCTGAAGGCGCACCCGGACGAGGCGCCCTTCATGGCCTCCCTGCTGGGCAGCTCGCGTGGCGGCACCGGCCGCCCCCTGACCACCGGCTACCCGGCGACCACCGCGACCTCCCTCGCCTCCGTCGGCACCGGCCGGCCGCCCGGCGCCCACGGTCTGCCCGGTTACACCGTGCGCAACCCCGCCACCGGCGAGCTGATGAACCAGCTGCGCTGGCAGCCGTGGACCAAGCCGCAGGTCTGGCAGCCGTACCCCACCGTCTTCCAACTCGCCGACCAGGCGGGTGTGCACGCGGCCCAGGTCTCCTCGCCCACCTTCCAGAACACCCCGCTGACCAAGGTCGCGCTCAGCGGTGGAACGTTCCACGGAAGGCTGTCCGGCGAGGACCGCATGGACCTCGCGGCCGAGCAACTGGCCGTGGGCGACCGCTCGCTCGTCTACACCTACTACGCCGAGGTCGACGGCGCGGGCCACCGTTTCGGCGTCGACTCCGACACCTGGCGCGGCCAGCTGATGTACGTCGACCGGCTGGTCCAGCGCCTCGCCGAGCAACTGCCGCCGAACAGCGCGCTCTACGTCACCGCCGATCACGGCATGGTCGACATCCCCTTCGACGAGCAGCACCGCATCGATTTCGACGAGGACTGGGAACTGCGCGCAGGGGTCGCCCTGTTGGGCGGCGAGGGCCGGGCCCGCCATGTCTACGCCGTGCCGGGTGCCTCGGGTGACGTCCTGACCTGCTGGCGCGAGGTCCTCGGGGAGCAGTTCTGGATCGCTTCGCGGGACGAGGCGATCGCGGCGGGCTGGTTCGGACCGCCCGACGGCTTCGACGAGCGGGTGTACGACCGGATCGGCGACGTGGTCGCCGCCGCCCGCGACGACGTCCTCATCGTCGCCTCCGAGCGGGAGCCGAAGGAGTCGGCGATGGTCGGCAACCACGGTTCGATGACCCCTGCCGAGCAGCTGGTGCCGCTGCTCGAAGTACGCTCCTGAAGCTCTGTGTCCCCTTCGCCGAAAGGTGCTCGACTCGCCATGCCCGAGCTGGTGTTCTTCTCCGGAACGATGGACTGCGGGAAGTCCACTCTGGCGTTGCAGATTGCGCACAACCGGTCGGCGAGGGGTCTGCAGGGTCTGATCTTCACCCGTGACGACCGTGCGGGGGAGGGAAAGCTCTCCTCGCGGCTCGGTCTGGTGACGGACGCCGTCGAGGCGGTGCCGGGCATGGATCTCTACGCCCATGTCGTGGACCGGGTGTCGCAGGGCGGCAGGGTCGACTACCTGGTCGTGGACGAGGCGCAGTTCCTGGAGCCGGCGCAGATCGACCAACTGGCGCGGGTCGTCGACGACCTGGGCCTGGATGTCTTCGCCTTCGGCATCACCACGGACTTCCGTACGAAGCTCTTTCCGGGCTCGCGGCGGCTGATCGAGCTGGCGGACCGCCTCGAGACGCTTCAGGTGGAGGCGATGTGCTGGTGCGGGGCGCGGGCCACGCACAACGCCCGTACCCTGGGCGGCGAGATGGTGGTGGAGGGCGAGCAGGTCGTCGTCGGTGATGTGAGCGGCTTCCGTGAGGAGGTCGGCTATGAGGTGCTGTGTCGACGGCATCATCGTCGCCGTAT
This is a stretch of genomic DNA from Streptomyces sp. NBC_00285. It encodes these proteins:
- a CDS encoding HPr family phosphocarrier protein; this encodes MAERRVNVGWAEGLHARPASIFVRATTAAGIPVTISKADGNPVNAASMLAVLGLGAQGGEEIVLASDAEGADAALDRLAKLVAEGLEELPETV
- a CDS encoding bifunctional acetate--CoA ligase family protein/GNAT family N-acetyltransferase, encoding MQSASDRHEYPAHWEADVVLRDGGTARIRPITVDDADRLVSFYEQVSDESKYYRFFAPYPRLSAKDVHRFTHHDFVDRVGLAATVGGEFIATVRYDRIGDGGMPASAPADEAEVAFLVQDAHQGRGVASALLEHIGAVARERDIRRFAAEVLPANVKMIKVFTDAGYTQKRSFEDGVVRLEFDLEPTDRSLAVQYAREQRAEARSVQRLLTPGSVAVVGVGRTPGGVGRSVLGNIREAGFTGRLYAVNKAFTEDWKDLDGVPAHRSVRDIDGPVDLAVVAVPAEHVPEVVAECGAHGVQGLVVLSAGYAESGPEGRERQRELVRHARAYGMRIVGPNAFGIINTSPAVRLNASLAPETPRPGRIGLFAQSGAIGIALLSRLHRRGGGVTGVTGVSTFVSSGNRADVSGNDVLQYWYDDPDTDVALMYLESIGNPRKFTRLARRTAAAKPLVVVQGSGTAPQGHAVRATRLPHATVSALLRQAGVIRVDTITELVDTGLLLARQPLPTGPRVAILGNSESLGLLTYDACVSEGLRPAHPLDLTTAASPDDFHAALARALADDDCDAVIVTAIPAVGESVAGVSGTAGPTGDAALAEALRSAAERVPGKPVLVVHVELGGLAEALSAAASTAPSTMPGAVPRNTGGEATPSPAPAPGAIRADHPFRALDRLRAPATSGAHLPGLQSATAPRLIPAYPAAERAVRALADAVQYAQWRREATEPGKVPDYEDIDEKGAATLIDGLLTRGQGLTLGTEETCELLGRYGVQVHRALPAPTPDAAAEAARTLGYPVALKATAPHLRHRADLGGVRLDLADEEQLRRAYAELRELFGTPDELRPVVQGMAPRGVDTVIRAVIDPAAGAVLSFGLAGAASQLLGDTAHRLIPVTDREASTLVRSIRTAPLLFGWRGSTPVDTPALEELLLRVSRLVDDHPEVVAVTLEPVVVAQRGLSVLGASVRLAPPPARDDLGPRTLPAY
- a CDS encoding DUF5998 family protein gives rise to the protein MDVMAKTSTTTQGLRAAIERSGYYPALVAEAVEAALGGEPIRSYLVHQETTFDQNEVRRHVTVLVLTGNRFIVSHTDEQNADTTSPTPYATTSTESVKIGRISSVVVSRVVANPESYQPGTVPREVVLTIGWGAVSRIDLEPAACGDPNCEADHGYTGSSTADDLSLRVSEAGDGPDTVSQALAFAQALSEATADVTR
- a CDS encoding alkaline phosphatase family protein, coding for MAQPASAWDHPEPLALDTAPVPEYGTGSLADLLPTLAAGMAVPGMTAAIPELTPADRNCVFLIDGLGWEQLKAHPDEAPFMASLLGSSRGGTGRPLTTGYPATTATSLASVGTGRPPGAHGLPGYTVRNPATGELMNQLRWQPWTKPQVWQPYPTVFQLADQAGVHAAQVSSPTFQNTPLTKVALSGGTFHGRLSGEDRMDLAAEQLAVGDRSLVYTYYAEVDGAGHRFGVDSDTWRGQLMYVDRLVQRLAEQLPPNSALYVTADHGMVDIPFDEQHRIDFDEDWELRAGVALLGGEGRARHVYAVPGASGDVLTCWREVLGEQFWIASRDEAIAAGWFGPPDGFDERVYDRIGDVVAAARDDVLIVASEREPKESAMVGNHGSMTPAEQLVPLLEVRS
- a CDS encoding thymidine kinase; amino-acid sequence: MPELVFFSGTMDCGKSTLALQIAHNRSARGLQGLIFTRDDRAGEGKLSSRLGLVTDAVEAVPGMDLYAHVVDRVSQGGRVDYLVVDEAQFLEPAQIDQLARVVDDLGLDVFAFGITTDFRTKLFPGSRRLIELADRLETLQVEAMCWCGARATHNARTLGGEMVVEGEQVVVGDVSGFREEVGYEVLCRRHHRRRMTSASAHAGVLSPDVLPMASD